One Myxococcales bacterium DNA segment encodes these proteins:
- a CDS encoding cytochrome c3 family protein — MQIFPRSLNKLPFIAAAGLAMALGGATFAVWYYFSPRHLQVGYAPRQPVPYSHKLHAGQIGLDCRYCHANVERAAHAMIPPTQTCMGCHSVVKPESARLAAVRASWETGLPVEWVKVHKLPEHAYFDHSVHLNAGVGCTSCHGRVDQMEVVRQEQPLSMGWCLDCHRDPKPNLRPKDQITNMEWTAAMNPPGFEPPSVNPPQHCSGCHR; from the coding sequence ATGCAAATCTTCCCGCGATCGCTCAACAAGCTCCCCTTCATCGCCGCGGCAGGACTCGCCATGGCCCTCGGCGGCGCGACATTCGCCGTCTGGTACTACTTTTCGCCGAGGCATCTGCAGGTCGGGTACGCCCCGCGGCAACCGGTGCCGTACAGCCACAAGCTGCACGCCGGTCAGATCGGCCTCGATTGCCGGTACTGCCACGCCAACGTCGAGCGCGCCGCGCACGCGATGATTCCTCCCACGCAGACGTGCATGGGCTGTCACTCGGTCGTCAAGCCCGAGTCGGCGCGCCTCGCCGCCGTTCGCGCGAGCTGGGAAACGGGCCTCCCCGTGGAGTGGGTCAAGGTCCACAAGCTCCCGGAGCACGCCTACTTCGATCACAGCGTTCACTTGAACGCCGGCGTTGGCTGCACGAGCTGCCACGGCCGCGTCGATCAAATGGAAGTCGTCCGCCAAGAGCAGCCGCTCAGCATGGGCTGGTGTCTCGACTGCCACCGCGATCCAAAGCCGAATCTCAGGCCGAAAGATCAAATCACCAACATGGAGTGGACGGCGGCCATGAACCCGCCGGGCTTCGAACCTCCCAGCGTCAATCCGCCGCAGCACTGCTCGGGGTGCCACCGATGA
- the cyoE gene encoding protoheme IX farnesyltransferase, with translation MAEARVAEQTTSLRDLLALTKPRITAMVLVTTAGGLWLAPEKVPLMAALLTVIGTTLVVSGANALNMLLERDSDRFMLRTRNRPLPAGRMSPRVALWVGLAASIVALPILAIGVNLTTAFLAALANVSYVLAYTPMKPRSHLSLFVGAVPGAIPPLLGWTAATSRVDVGGLVLFGVLFFWQIPHFLAIALFRREDYAAAGLKVMPNEAGVAATKRAMVNYTAALVATSLLVFPLGLAGKGYLVGAFIIGCVFLGWACYGLGRADVPVPSKDRWAKSFFAYSIVYLLALFALLVAFRP, from the coding sequence ATGGCGGAAGCTCGCGTCGCCGAACAGACCACGTCGCTGCGTGACTTGCTCGCGCTGACGAAGCCCCGGATCACGGCCATGGTCCTCGTGACCACCGCCGGCGGCCTTTGGCTCGCGCCGGAAAAAGTGCCGCTCATGGCGGCGCTCTTGACCGTCATCGGCACCACGCTCGTGGTCTCGGGCGCCAACGCGCTCAACATGCTCCTTGAGCGCGATTCAGACCGGTTCATGCTGCGAACACGGAACCGCCCGCTCCCCGCCGGTCGCATGTCGCCGCGCGTGGCCCTCTGGGTCGGCCTCGCGGCGAGCATCGTCGCCCTCCCGATCTTGGCCATCGGCGTGAACCTCACGACGGCGTTCCTCGCGGCCCTTGCCAACGTCAGCTACGTGCTGGCCTACACGCCGATGAAGCCGCGGTCGCATCTCTCGCTGTTCGTCGGCGCGGTGCCCGGCGCGATCCCTCCGCTTCTCGGCTGGACGGCCGCAACGTCGCGCGTCGACGTGGGGGGGCTCGTCCTCTTCGGGGTGCTGTTTTTCTGGCAAATTCCGCATTTTTTGGCGATCGCCCTGTTCCGCCGTGAAGACTACGCGGCGGCGGGCCTCAAGGTGATGCCCAACGAGGCGGGCGTCGCCGCGACCAAGCGCGCGATGGTCAACTACACGGCGGCGCTCGTCGCCACGAGCCTCCTCGTCTTCCCGCTCGGTCTCGCCGGCAAGGGATACCTGGTCGGCGCGTTCATCATCGGCTGCGTCTTCCTCGGTTGGGCATGTTACGGCCTCGGCCGTGCTGACGTGCCCGTTCCCTCGAAGGATCGCTGGGCCAAGTCCTTCTTCGCCTACTCGATCGTCTACCTCCTGGCGCTCTTCGCGTTGCTCGTCGCCTTCCGGCCGTGA
- a CDS encoding glycerol-3-phosphate dehydrogenase, whose amino-acid sequence MANILILGAGMMGTAFAWPLVDAGHTVRLVGTHLDDAIIAALKSGEPHPKLKLAVPTGITPFASHELEVAARDVDAIVLGVSSAGVRWAGEKLRDVMRDDVPIGMISKGLAWNGRELVSLPDVLATVLSERGGATFAPVGVGGPCIAGELARRVDTCVVMTGRNARHVSALATLARGPYYRIFPSADVVGVEVSAALKNAFAMGVGFAAGLHERAGGAAGSVAMHNHEAAVFAEAAVEMARVVTLAGGHAESAAGLAGVGDLNVTCNGGRTGRFGRWLGLGLTLPDAILKMEGATLECLEILDVMAEAVAGWEAQGKLQPRELPLLRHLIGVAKGRPAHPVPFETFFGGPS is encoded by the coding sequence ATGGCCAACATCCTGATCCTCGGCGCCGGCATGATGGGGACTGCCTTCGCTTGGCCCCTCGTCGATGCGGGCCACACGGTGCGCCTCGTCGGCACGCACTTGGACGACGCCATCATTGCGGCGTTGAAGTCTGGCGAACCGCACCCAAAGCTGAAGCTCGCCGTGCCCACCGGCATCACACCCTTCGCTTCCCACGAACTCGAAGTCGCGGCCCGCGACGTCGACGCGATCGTCCTTGGCGTGAGCTCAGCGGGCGTCCGCTGGGCCGGCGAGAAGCTGCGCGACGTCATGCGCGATGACGTCCCCATCGGCATGATCTCCAAAGGCCTCGCGTGGAACGGCCGCGAGCTCGTCTCGCTGCCCGATGTGCTCGCGACGGTCCTCTCGGAGCGCGGCGGCGCCACCTTTGCGCCCGTTGGCGTCGGCGGCCCTTGCATCGCGGGCGAGCTCGCACGACGCGTCGACACCTGCGTCGTCATGACGGGCCGCAACGCTCGCCACGTGTCGGCCCTCGCGACCCTCGCTCGGGGCCCTTACTACCGGATCTTTCCTAGCGCTGACGTCGTCGGCGTTGAGGTCTCCGCGGCGCTGAAGAATGCCTTCGCCATGGGCGTCGGCTTCGCCGCGGGCTTGCACGAACGAGCCGGCGGAGCAGCGGGCAGTGTCGCGATGCACAACCACGAGGCCGCGGTGTTCGCGGAAGCCGCCGTGGAGATGGCGCGCGTGGTGACGCTGGCCGGCGGCCACGCCGAGAGCGCCGCAGGCCTGGCCGGCGTGGGCGACCTGAACGTCACCTGCAACGGAGGAAGGACGGGCCGTTTCGGTCGTTGGCTCGGCCTTGGCCTTACGCTTCCCGACGCCATCCTCAAGATGGAGGGCGCGACGCTCGAGTGCCTCGAAATCCTCGACGTCATGGCGGAGGCCGTTGCCGGTTGGGAGGCGCAAGGCAAGCTCCAGCCACGCGAGCTTCCGCTCTTGCGACATCTGATCGGCGTCGCCAAAGGGCGCCCCGCGCACCCCGTTCCCTTCGAGACGTTTTTTGGCGGGCCCTCGTGA
- a CDS encoding MerR family transcriptional regulator — MSALARLSGVPAATIKHYLREGLLPQPELKTGRNMAFYDPALAGRIRQIKTLQREHFLPLRVIKSVLSDGPSARDDVHARAAIAQTLASMASSETRTRAELLGAGAKPDDLAFFEAVGLISGAKVGDDVVYGGEDLALLRVLADSRRAGITPEMLPPEIVAPYVRAIQELVKVELEMFRLGVVPRAGDRLGEVTEAATRLSERLVVLVRRKMLLPMLQALVEAELVDGARRGPSAPSRRARGARPSKPPVRRTERKTSR; from the coding sequence ATGTCGGCCCTCGCGCGCCTGAGCGGCGTGCCGGCGGCGACCATCAAGCACTACTTGCGCGAGGGTCTCCTGCCGCAGCCCGAGCTCAAGACGGGCCGGAACATGGCGTTCTACGACCCGGCGCTCGCGGGCCGCATTCGTCAGATCAAGACGCTCCAGCGAGAGCACTTCCTCCCGCTGCGGGTCATCAAGTCGGTCTTGTCGGACGGGCCCTCGGCGCGCGATGACGTGCACGCCCGCGCCGCCATCGCGCAGACGCTCGCGTCCATGGCGTCGTCTGAAACGAGAACGCGAGCGGAGCTGCTCGGTGCCGGCGCAAAGCCCGACGACCTCGCGTTCTTCGAGGCCGTGGGCCTGATCTCCGGCGCGAAGGTCGGCGACGACGTGGTCTACGGTGGCGAAGACCTGGCGCTCCTGCGCGTCCTCGCGGACTCGCGGCGCGCCGGCATCACGCCGGAGATGTTGCCGCCGGAGATCGTCGCGCCCTACGTCCGCGCCATTCAGGAGCTCGTGAAGGTCGAGCTCGAGATGTTTCGCCTCGGCGTCGTTCCCCGCGCCGGCGATCGCCTGGGCGAGGTTACGGAGGCGGCGACGCGCCTCTCAGAGCGCCTTGTCGTCCTCGTGCGTCGAAAGATGCTCTTGCCGATGCTTCAGGCGCTTGTCGAAGCGGAGCTGGTGGATGGGGCTCGTCGTGGCCCCAGTGCTCCGTCGCGGCGCGCGCGAGGGGCGCGGCCCTCCAAGCCCCCGGTCCGACGAACGGAAAGGAAGACCTCTCGATGA
- a CDS encoding amidase (catalyzes the hydrolysis of a monocarboxylic acid amid to form a monocarboxylate and ammonia) encodes MSRPTWQWSAAEITRAVSRRELSARAVALAALERLDAVNARTNAVVVTLREAALADADALDRSLARGERPPILAGVRGTVKDNIDQAGLANVNGVAALKTVVATSDHPVVRHWRDAGAIILGRTNTPAFSFRYDTNNDVYGRTWNPRDRERTVGGSSGGAAAAVATGASTLAHGNDYGGSIRYPAFCCGTLGLRPTMGRVPTFNGTATTERPPTAQVMSVQGLLGRHVKDLRIGLAAMAKFDARDPWWVPAPLEGPPLATPVRVAMTLGGQRSRVHRDVEAAVRAAATALASAGYEVDEIEPPNLERIDELFLLLVLAEVRELFAADMTKMGDAELARAIALNLDVTRPLALPEYMTALAERARYLREWLVFMERYPLVLTPVSLAPPFRLGFDCTTPEAHGASGAAQRPLRVVNVLGLPALTVPVGLTAGDESTPAGLPLGVQLIASRYREDTLFSAAEALEASFGAGRVIDPC; translated from the coding sequence ATGAGTCGCCCCACTTGGCAATGGAGTGCCGCGGAGATCACGCGCGCCGTCTCGAGGCGCGAACTCAGCGCGCGCGCCGTCGCCCTCGCAGCGCTCGAGCGGCTCGACGCCGTCAACGCGCGCACCAACGCCGTCGTCGTGACGCTTCGCGAAGCGGCCCTCGCCGACGCCGACGCCCTCGACCGCTCCCTGGCTCGCGGCGAGCGACCCCCGATCCTGGCGGGGGTCCGGGGCACTGTGAAGGACAACATCGACCAAGCGGGGCTCGCCAACGTCAACGGCGTCGCAGCACTCAAGACCGTGGTGGCGACGAGCGATCATCCCGTGGTCAGGCACTGGCGCGACGCCGGAGCCATCATCCTCGGACGAACGAACACACCGGCCTTCAGCTTTCGCTACGACACCAACAACGACGTCTACGGCCGCACCTGGAACCCGCGGGACCGCGAGCGCACCGTGGGCGGCTCGTCGGGAGGGGCCGCCGCGGCCGTCGCGACGGGCGCCTCTACCTTGGCCCACGGCAACGACTACGGCGGGTCGATTCGCTACCCCGCCTTCTGCTGCGGCACCCTCGGCCTAAGGCCCACCATGGGCCGCGTGCCTACCTTCAACGGGACCGCCACGACGGAGCGTCCCCCGACGGCCCAGGTCATGAGCGTTCAAGGACTCTTGGGGCGTCACGTCAAAGACCTCCGCATTGGCCTCGCTGCCATGGCGAAGTTCGACGCCCGCGATCCTTGGTGGGTACCGGCGCCGCTCGAGGGGCCACCGCTGGCGACCCCCGTTCGGGTAGCCATGACGCTCGGCGGCCAGCGATCGCGCGTGCATCGGGACGTCGAGGCGGCGGTTCGCGCGGCGGCGACGGCCCTCGCAAGCGCTGGTTACGAGGTCGACGAGATCGAACCGCCGAACCTCGAGCGCATCGACGAGCTCTTTCTGCTGCTGGTGCTGGCGGAGGTTCGTGAGCTCTTCGCCGCTGACATGACGAAGATGGGAGACGCCGAGCTGGCGCGAGCCATCGCCCTCAACCTCGACGTGACGCGACCGCTCGCGCTACCGGAGTACATGACAGCCTTGGCCGAGCGCGCCCGCTACCTGCGCGAGTGGCTCGTCTTCATGGAGCGGTACCCCCTCGTGCTGACGCCCGTCAGCCTCGCGCCGCCGTTTCGCCTTGGCTTCGACTGCACGACGCCGGAGGCGCATGGCGCGAGCGGCGCCGCGCAGCGCCCGCTCCGCGTCGTCAACGTGCTCGGTCTGCCCGCGTTGACCGTCCCCGTGGGGCTCACCGCCGGCGACGAGTCGACCCCCGCGGGGCTGCCGCTCGGCGTGCAGCTCATCGCGAGTCGGTACCGAGAGGACACGCTCTTCTCGGCCGCCGAGGCCCTCGAAGCGAGCTTCGGTGCGGGCCGCGTGATCGATCCATGTTGA
- a CDS encoding ATP-binding protein — MDAVDYEKLGVFYLGRLSGEAGEIGEAVAESALPFLYESKHLLTHALCVGMTGSGKTGLCVSLLEEAAIDGVPALIIDPKGDLSNLLLTFPKLEASDFAPYLEEEEARRKGKTVAALAEDVAAGWRDGLAAWGQDGARIQKLREASDVVVYTPGSSAGIQLSLLGALVPPPANVLEDAEAFAGLVEGAASSLLTLAGAPSELRGREHVFVSQLVATAFTEGRELDLPRLIQAVQKPPFARVGALDLETFFPAKARSELATQLNALVASPAAAMWARGEPLDVGRMLTGEGGKARLAIVSLAHLSDEQRMFFVTRLLGAVIAWMRQRSGTTSLRAILYMDEIFGYFPPTAAPPSKRPMLTLLKQARAFGLGVVLVTQNPVDLDYKGLGNCGTWFLGRLQTERDKLRILDGLESALSGSGHALDRAALDSALSSLKSRTFLCHDVHAAGPVVFASRHSLSYLRGPLAREQLTALMSARRAGGEAEAHQAPATNDAGGFVKDRPAVASDVAEAFFSPRVTTEGVVYRPGVLAVAKLHYVHAKSKLDEWRTLALVAPFVDGLPRWEHATSLTLPFVAAAGGEPVTGARFEVPPLVNGKLAAAWQKQLSAHAFQERGLTLFECEALGEWSRAGESLAEFQARLAHAHREARDVAMAKLDAKYKPKFERLAEKIRAADAKVQKERADVQGQTVNTAVAIGSGVLGAVFGRGVLTGANVSRAGSAVRNAQRMTKERDDVLRAEETAEELRAKWTELQGEANGELALLREGAGSLPSIVETRVAPRKGDIAVDRFALAWVPFAPGEAGLVPVW; from the coding sequence ATGGATGCCGTGGACTACGAGAAGCTCGGGGTGTTCTACCTGGGACGATTGAGCGGCGAGGCCGGCGAGATTGGGGAGGCCGTGGCGGAGAGCGCCCTGCCGTTCCTCTACGAATCGAAGCACTTGCTGACACACGCCTTGTGCGTGGGCATGACGGGCAGCGGAAAGACCGGTCTCTGCGTGTCGCTCTTGGAGGAGGCGGCCATCGACGGCGTGCCGGCGCTCATCATCGACCCAAAGGGCGATCTGTCGAACCTCCTCTTGACGTTTCCCAAGCTCGAAGCGTCGGATTTCGCGCCCTACTTGGAGGAAGAAGAGGCCCGACGCAAGGGCAAGACCGTGGCGGCGCTCGCCGAGGACGTCGCCGCCGGCTGGCGCGACGGGCTCGCGGCGTGGGGCCAGGACGGAGCGCGGATCCAGAAGCTCCGCGAGGCGTCCGACGTCGTCGTCTACACGCCCGGCAGCAGCGCGGGGATCCAGCTCTCGTTGCTCGGTGCGTTGGTGCCGCCACCGGCCAACGTGCTCGAGGACGCCGAGGCCTTCGCGGGGCTCGTCGAGGGGGCTGCGTCGAGTCTCCTTACGCTCGCAGGTGCACCGTCTGAGCTGCGTGGCCGTGAGCATGTCTTCGTTTCGCAGCTCGTGGCGACGGCCTTCACCGAGGGACGCGAGCTGGATCTGCCCCGCCTGATTCAGGCGGTCCAGAAGCCTCCGTTTGCGCGCGTCGGAGCTCTAGACCTCGAGACCTTCTTTCCGGCGAAGGCTCGGAGCGAGCTGGCCACCCAGCTAAACGCGCTGGTGGCGTCACCGGCGGCCGCGATGTGGGCGCGCGGCGAGCCCCTCGACGTAGGGCGCATGTTGACCGGCGAAGGCGGGAAGGCACGGCTGGCCATTGTGAGTCTGGCGCACCTGTCCGACGAACAGCGCATGTTCTTCGTGACGCGTCTTTTGGGCGCCGTCATCGCTTGGATGCGGCAACGCTCCGGCACGACGAGCCTGCGGGCCATTCTCTACATGGACGAGATCTTCGGCTACTTCCCACCGACGGCGGCGCCGCCATCGAAGCGACCCATGCTGACGCTGCTTAAGCAGGCGCGCGCCTTCGGCCTCGGCGTCGTGCTCGTCACGCAGAACCCCGTCGACCTCGACTACAAGGGACTCGGCAACTGCGGAACCTGGTTCTTGGGGCGCCTCCAAACGGAGCGCGACAAACTCCGCATCCTCGACGGCCTCGAGAGCGCGCTCTCGGGCTCAGGCCACGCCCTCGACCGTGCCGCACTCGATAGCGCCCTGTCATCGCTGAAGAGCCGCACGTTTCTTTGCCACGACGTGCACGCCGCCGGCCCCGTCGTCTTCGCGTCGAGGCACAGCCTCTCGTACCTTCGCGGTCCGCTCGCGCGCGAACAGCTGACGGCGCTGATGAGCGCGCGGCGCGCCGGCGGCGAAGCCGAAGCCCACCAAGCTCCTGCGACCAACGACGCGGGCGGCTTCGTCAAGGACCGACCTGCGGTAGCCAGTGATGTCGCGGAGGCGTTCTTCTCGCCCCGCGTCACGACGGAAGGCGTCGTCTACCGGCCCGGCGTTCTGGCCGTGGCAAAGCTCCACTACGTCCACGCGAAGTCGAAGCTCGACGAGTGGCGCACGTTGGCGCTCGTCGCACCCTTCGTCGACGGCCTGCCGCGTTGGGAGCACGCCACGTCGTTGACCTTGCCGTTCGTCGCCGCTGCTGGCGGTGAGCCCGTCACGGGAGCTCGCTTTGAGGTGCCGCCTCTGGTGAATGGCAAGCTCGCCGCCGCGTGGCAGAAGCAGCTCTCCGCCCACGCGTTTCAGGAGCGCGGCCTCACGCTCTTTGAGTGCGAAGCGTTGGGGGAATGGTCACGGGCCGGCGAGTCGCTCGCTGAGTTTCAGGCAAGGCTCGCGCATGCGCATCGCGAAGCGCGGGACGTTGCGATGGCCAAGCTCGATGCCAAGTACAAGCCCAAGTTTGAGCGCCTCGCAGAGAAGATTCGAGCCGCCGACGCGAAGGTCCAGAAGGAGCGCGCCGACGTTCAAGGACAAACGGTCAACACGGCGGTGGCCATTGGTTCCGGCGTGCTCGGGGCCGTCTTCGGGCGCGGCGTCTTGACGGGCGCCAACGTGTCGCGAGCCGGGTCCGCTGTTCGCAACGCTCAGCGCATGACGAAGGAGCGGGACGACGTGCTGCGAGCGGAGGAGACCGCCGAAGAGCTTCGGGCCAAGTGGACCGAGCTCCAAGGCGAAGCGAACGGCGAGCTCGCTCTGTTGCGGGAAGGCGCGGGCTCGCTCCCCTCGATCGTCGAAACGCGGGTTGCTCCCCGCAAGGGCGACATCGCGGTGGACCGCTTCGCGCTCGCGTGGGTACCGTTTGCGCCCGGCGAAGCGGGCCTCGTTCCCGTCTGGTGA
- a CDS encoding biotin-dependent carboxyltransferase family protein, whose translation MTVQDEGRPGFMHLGLPPGGPLAPSRFGLANAAVGNGPGDACVEVIGEFMVCAQDGPAWVAADGDAATRLRPGEEFAVGSSKSARVRYLAVRGGFDVPVVFGGRGTLLVAGLGGLEGRILRRGDVLPVGSPELSGRDARAPTASVQPSDAVRVVGGPDGDADLLAQFLATRYIVSARADRIGARLEGPPLMWRARPGPRASTPMVAGAIEVPGDGVPIVLGPDHPTTGGYPVVAVVVRAELERVVAAPLGTELRFFASH comes from the coding sequence GTGACCGTCCAAGACGAGGGCCGACCCGGCTTCATGCACCTCGGCCTTCCGCCTGGTGGTCCCCTCGCCCCGTCTCGCTTCGGCTTGGCGAACGCGGCGGTGGGCAACGGACCGGGCGACGCGTGCGTGGAGGTCATCGGCGAGTTCATGGTCTGCGCGCAAGACGGGCCAGCGTGGGTCGCCGCCGACGGCGACGCCGCCACGCGTCTGCGACCGGGAGAGGAGTTCGCGGTCGGGTCTTCAAAGTCTGCTCGCGTACGGTACCTCGCGGTGCGCGGCGGCTTTGACGTGCCCGTGGTCTTTGGGGGTCGCGGCACGCTCCTCGTCGCGGGACTCGGGGGCCTCGAAGGTCGTATCCTTCGGCGCGGCGACGTCTTGCCCGTTGGCTCGCCGGAATTGTCGGGCCGCGATGCGAGAGCACCGACCGCGAGCGTTCAACCGAGCGATGCGGTCCGCGTTGTGGGGGGGCCCGATGGCGACGCCGACCTCCTCGCGCAGTTCCTGGCGACGCGCTACATCGTCAGCGCGCGTGCGGACCGCATCGGCGCGCGTCTCGAAGGTCCGCCGCTCATGTGGCGTGCGCGACCCGGTCCGCGTGCTTCCACGCCTATGGTCGCAGGAGCCATCGAAGTCCCTGGCGACGGCGTGCCCATCGTGCTTGGGCCCGACCACCCGACGACGGGCGGATACCCCGTCGTGGCCGTCGTCGTGCGAGCGGAGCTCGAGCGCGTCGTCGCAGCGCCACTAGGGACCGAGCTTCGCTTCTTCGCGTCGCACTGA
- a CDS encoding biopolymer transporter ExbD, whose product MAGVSVGGGGGARRALDAEINAVPMVDLMMVTISFLLITAVWSNMQRLDATANAQGEPTPTPEVPQRILEVEARGEKFVLRWRRGPEVQAPVDVPVEERAGRFPLLAEKVTEMWREGGEHRAATDRAFDRAVLNVPDKMPYHQVVAIMDAVQTPRRPVVRGTQSVDAPAFELVMGK is encoded by the coding sequence ATGGCAGGAGTGAGTGTTGGAGGAGGGGGCGGTGCGAGGCGGGCCCTCGACGCGGAAATCAACGCCGTACCGATGGTCGACCTCATGATGGTGACCATTTCGTTTCTTCTCATCACGGCGGTGTGGTCGAACATGCAGCGGCTCGACGCCACGGCCAACGCGCAAGGCGAGCCGACGCCGACGCCGGAGGTGCCTCAGCGCATACTGGAGGTCGAGGCGAGGGGCGAGAAATTCGTCCTCCGTTGGCGTCGCGGACCCGAGGTTCAAGCGCCCGTCGACGTGCCCGTCGAAGAGCGGGCAGGGCGCTTCCCTTTGCTCGCCGAGAAGGTTACCGAGATGTGGCGCGAGGGCGGCGAGCATCGCGCTGCAACGGACCGAGCCTTCGACCGAGCCGTGCTTAACGTGCCTGACAAGATGCCCTACCACCAGGTGGTGGCGATCATGGACGCCGTGCAGACGCCGCGGCGTCCCGTTGTGCGAGGGACCCAGAGCGTCGACGCGCCCGCCTTCGAACTGGTGATGGGCAAGTAG